In Streptomyces chartreusis, the following proteins share a genomic window:
- a CDS encoding FG-GAP repeat domain-containing protein: MPSRSRRRTLLSRRRRLVLATGVAIVAGALVVPAVNAATEATTPAPSSKRLHDDFNGDGYPDVAIGAPGTALGKQTKAGAVSVLYGSAGGPATSRKQVLTWSSRAGVTPARTEYGSGLQSADLDRDGYADLLSTMRSSPVSGYEGRFVVVNWSGPKGLSAEPTILQGIPATSLGAFAVADVDGDRNPDVTMMGDPYGDDSAQGDGSVLRGPFTRGGESAGSRRFTVDPDNMSFFRLIAAGDVTGDGIADLAVGSTSTEESDSRVVSLLVGGPDGFTDKGVLKDGQGRVIGGEDIEIGDLNKDGYGDIVVGHSADSYDSDVELPTKGGALIVVYGGPGGASTTRKPVWINQDSPGVPGAGEYHDGMGSGLSIGDTNGDGYLDVATGLPGEDFDGITDAGTVLVLRGSANGLTASGYKSFSQNTAGVPGTAEKADRFGAETALVDGNGDRKDGLVVGDAAENAGNGSAWILSATSAGVTASGSFSFGSATMGLPASGALFGASTAD, encoded by the coding sequence GTGCCCTCGCGTTCCCGCCGCCGCACCCTCCTGTCCCGCCGCAGACGCCTGGTGCTCGCCACCGGCGTCGCAATCGTCGCCGGTGCGCTGGTGGTCCCCGCCGTCAACGCCGCCACGGAGGCGACGACCCCGGCGCCGAGCAGCAAGCGGCTGCACGACGACTTCAACGGCGACGGGTATCCCGACGTGGCGATCGGCGCGCCGGGCACCGCGCTCGGCAAGCAGACGAAGGCCGGCGCCGTCAGCGTGCTCTACGGCTCGGCCGGCGGCCCGGCGACCTCGCGCAAGCAGGTCCTGACCTGGTCGAGCCGGGCGGGAGTCACGCCGGCGCGGACCGAGTACGGCTCCGGGCTCCAGAGCGCCGACCTGGATCGGGACGGCTACGCCGACCTGCTGTCGACCATGCGGTCGAGCCCGGTGAGCGGCTACGAGGGGCGCTTCGTCGTCGTCAACTGGAGCGGGCCCAAGGGTCTTTCGGCCGAGCCGACCATCCTTCAGGGCATCCCGGCCACCAGCCTGGGTGCCTTCGCCGTGGCCGACGTCGACGGGGACAGGAACCCCGATGTGACCATGATGGGCGACCCCTACGGCGACGACTCGGCCCAGGGCGACGGCAGCGTGCTGCGCGGTCCGTTCACCCGCGGCGGCGAATCGGCGGGCAGCAGGCGCTTCACCGTCGACCCGGACAACATGAGCTTCTTCAGGCTGATCGCGGCCGGTGACGTGACCGGCGACGGCATCGCCGACCTGGCCGTCGGCAGCACCTCCACCGAGGAGTCCGACTCCCGCGTGGTGTCGCTGCTCGTCGGCGGGCCCGACGGCTTCACCGACAAGGGCGTGCTGAAGGACGGACAGGGCCGCGTCATCGGCGGCGAGGACATCGAGATCGGCGACCTGAACAAGGACGGCTACGGCGACATCGTCGTCGGCCACTCCGCCGACAGCTACGACAGCGATGTCGAACTCCCCACCAAGGGCGGCGCGTTGATCGTCGTGTACGGCGGCCCCGGCGGTGCCTCCACCACCCGCAAGCCGGTGTGGATCAACCAGGACAGCCCCGGAGTGCCGGGCGCCGGCGAGTACCACGACGGCATGGGCTCGGGTCTGTCGATCGGCGACACCAACGGCGACGGCTACCTCGACGTGGCGACCGGGCTGCCCGGCGAGGACTTCGACGGCATCACCGACGCGGGCACCGTGCTGGTGCTGCGGGGCAGCGCGAACGGGCTGACCGCGAGCGGCTACAAGTCGTTCAGCCAGAACACCGCCGGGGTACCGGGCACCGCCGAGAAGGCGGACCGTTTCGGCGCCGAGACCGCCCTGGTCGACGGCAACGGCGACAGGAAGGACGGCCTGGTCGTCGGCGACGCGGCCGAGAACGCGGGCAACGGTTCCGCGTGGATCCTCTCCGCCACCTCCGCCGGCGTCACGGCGAGCGGCTCCTTCTCGTTCGGCTCGGCCACCATGGGCCTGCCCGCGAGCGGGGCCCTGTTCGGAGCCTCGACGGCCGACTGA
- a CDS encoding FG-GAP-like repeat-containing protein, which produces MKKQRGTLRTGLAVVMAVTGAVVLPGSQASAGGAPAAAERHDDFNGDGYSDLAVAAPEATVDGKTKAGYVAVVYGSATGLKTSSKQVISQNSPGVTDSAETADLFGSAVSTTDLDQDGYDDLLVGVTGEDSVEGGAETGLVQVVWGGPNGLSGGAALAYGHDTYDRLSDRGKLTVGDVNGDGAPDLVAVESTFKLRVIKGPFGRDGSASGGEQTVADDSDPRFLDLATGDVDGDGIDDVVGTMNDGDEYDARRVTYWRGTDDGLAAEGVVLRDSRDWRVQGGESVGVGDVNRDGYADIVVGRPVDGYDSDLDTPIPKGGRVAFIPGSANGPVGTKAKYVNQDTAGVPGAAERGDGFGTDISVADVDGDGYADVATGVPGEDFDGQSDAGGTVVLRGGPNGLTGTGAKGVNQNTDGVPGAAETKDVFGTATRLVDGNGDGRAELAVGAPGENADAGSVWVFRSTSTGITPTGSFTFGAGTLGTVAAKARLGVGFTY; this is translated from the coding sequence ATGAAGAAGCAGCGCGGCACGCTCCGCACGGGTCTCGCGGTCGTCATGGCCGTCACCGGGGCCGTTGTGCTCCCGGGATCGCAGGCGTCGGCGGGTGGCGCGCCGGCCGCCGCCGAGCGGCACGACGACTTCAACGGCGACGGCTACTCCGACCTCGCGGTGGCGGCGCCCGAGGCGACCGTCGACGGGAAGACGAAGGCCGGGTACGTCGCCGTCGTGTACGGCTCGGCGACCGGGCTGAAGACCTCGTCCAAGCAGGTCATCAGCCAGAACAGCCCCGGCGTCACCGACTCCGCCGAGACGGCCGACCTGTTCGGCAGCGCGGTGAGCACGACCGACCTCGACCAGGACGGCTACGACGACCTCCTGGTCGGCGTCACCGGTGAGGACAGCGTGGAAGGGGGCGCCGAGACCGGGCTCGTGCAGGTCGTCTGGGGCGGCCCGAACGGGCTGTCCGGCGGGGCCGCGCTGGCGTACGGGCACGACACCTACGACCGGCTCAGCGACCGGGGCAAGCTCACCGTCGGTGATGTGAACGGGGACGGGGCGCCGGACCTGGTGGCCGTCGAGAGCACGTTCAAACTCCGTGTCATCAAGGGGCCGTTCGGGCGGGACGGCTCCGCGAGCGGCGGCGAGCAGACCGTCGCCGACGACTCCGACCCCCGTTTCCTGGACCTGGCCACCGGCGATGTCGACGGCGACGGCATCGACGACGTCGTCGGCACGATGAACGACGGCGACGAGTACGACGCCCGCCGCGTCACTTACTGGCGGGGCACGGACGACGGGCTCGCAGCCGAGGGCGTCGTGCTCCGGGACAGCAGGGACTGGCGGGTGCAGGGCGGCGAGTCCGTCGGCGTCGGCGACGTGAACCGGGACGGCTACGCGGACATCGTCGTGGGCCGTCCGGTCGACGGCTACGACAGCGACCTCGACACCCCGATCCCCAAGGGCGGCCGGGTCGCCTTCATCCCCGGCTCCGCGAACGGGCCCGTCGGCACGAAGGCGAAGTACGTCAACCAGGACACCGCCGGGGTCCCGGGCGCCGCGGAGCGCGGCGACGGCTTCGGCACCGACATCTCGGTCGCCGACGTCGACGGCGACGGGTACGCCGACGTCGCGACGGGCGTGCCGGGCGAGGACTTCGACGGCCAGAGCGACGCCGGCGGCACCGTCGTCCTGCGCGGCGGCCCGAACGGCCTGACCGGCACCGGCGCCAAGGGCGTCAACCAGAACACCGACGGTGTGCCGGGCGCGGCGGAGACCAAGGACGTCTTCGGCACCGCCACCCGTCTCGTCGACGGCAACGGCGACGGCCGTGCCGAACTCGCCGTCGGCGCACCGGGGGAGAACGCCGACGCCGGCTCGGTGTGGGTGTTCAGGTCGACCTCGACCGGGATCACCCCGACCGGCTCGTTCACCTTCGGGGCCGGGACCCTCGGCACGGTGGCGGCGAAGGCCAGGCTCGGAGTCGGGTTCACCTACTGA
- a CDS encoding alkaline phosphatase D family protein → MTGETGPVSTDRRRFLTAGAAVLGAAASAQLWLPTAARAAETPLPDGVFSLGVASGDPLPDGIVLWTRLAPDPFNGGGMPDSVVSVEWELAEDERFRKPVRRGVAQARPELGHSVHVDVRRLRPGRTYWYRFRAGGQLSPTGRTRTAPHPHSSGGRLRMALASCQNWQHGYFTPYADMLDQDPDFVLFVGDYIYESTPSSTGVRRHEGTGEPYSLVQYRNRYAQYRTDPDLAAMHANAPFVVTFDDHEIDNDFAGEIPQDPDKQTHDAFVARLTAGYQAYYEHMPVRASAVPNGPHIQMYRRLEFGRLARLSVLDTRQYRSDQVTSQEAAQDPSLTMLGAEQKEWLVDGLRHSPARWNMIGSQIMMAETDLQVGPGKLWYYDAWDGYQVERNALMEELKHVRNPVVFTGDRHLTMISDLKEDYADPDSAVVGAEFVGTSISSNGDQDQAAFHREWDPRVPDNPHWKLLDAHRGYHLFDIRRDGIDAQVRVVDTVRAQTATPSTLAQLRVEAGRPGVEVV, encoded by the coding sequence ATGACCGGAGAGACCGGACCCGTGTCGACCGACAGACGCCGTTTCCTGACCGCCGGGGCCGCCGTGCTCGGCGCCGCGGCCTCTGCCCAGCTGTGGCTGCCGACCGCCGCCCGGGCCGCCGAAACCCCGCTGCCCGACGGCGTGTTCAGCCTCGGCGTGGCGTCCGGCGACCCGCTGCCCGACGGCATCGTGCTGTGGACGCGGCTCGCCCCCGACCCGTTCAACGGCGGCGGCATGCCCGACTCGGTCGTCTCCGTCGAGTGGGAGCTCGCCGAGGACGAGCGGTTCCGCAAGCCGGTGCGCCGCGGCGTAGCCCAGGCCCGGCCCGAGCTGGGGCACAGCGTTCACGTCGATGTACGGCGGCTGCGTCCGGGCCGCACCTACTGGTACCGCTTCCGCGCCGGCGGCCAGCTCTCGCCCACCGGCCGCACCCGCACCGCGCCCCACCCGCACAGCTCCGGCGGCCGGCTGCGCATGGCCCTCGCGTCCTGCCAGAACTGGCAGCACGGCTACTTCACGCCGTACGCCGACATGCTGGACCAGGACCCCGACTTCGTGCTGTTCGTCGGCGACTACATCTACGAGTCCACGCCGTCCTCGACGGGCGTGCGCCGTCACGAGGGCACGGGCGAGCCGTACAGCCTGGTGCAGTACCGCAACCGGTACGCCCAGTACCGCACCGACCCCGACCTCGCGGCGATGCACGCGAACGCGCCCTTCGTGGTCACCTTCGACGACCACGAGATCGACAACGACTTCGCCGGCGAGATCCCGCAGGACCCGGACAAGCAGACGCACGACGCCTTCGTGGCCCGTCTGACGGCCGGCTACCAGGCGTACTACGAGCACATGCCGGTCCGGGCGAGCGCCGTCCCGAACGGCCCGCACATCCAGATGTACCGCCGTCTGGAGTTCGGCAGGCTGGCCCGGCTCAGCGTGCTGGACACCCGGCAGTACCGCAGCGACCAGGTCACCAGCCAGGAGGCGGCCCAGGACCCCTCGCTCACCATGCTGGGCGCCGAGCAGAAGGAGTGGCTGGTCGACGGGCTGCGGCACTCGCCGGCCCGCTGGAACATGATCGGCTCGCAGATCATGATGGCCGAGACCGACCTCCAGGTCGGCCCGGGCAAGCTCTGGTACTACGACGCCTGGGACGGCTACCAGGTCGAGCGCAACGCCCTGATGGAGGAGCTGAAGCACGTCCGCAACCCGGTCGTGTTCACCGGCGACCGCCATCTGACGATGATCAGCGACCTCAAGGAGGACTACGCCGACCCGGACTCCGCCGTCGTCGGCGCCGAGTTCGTCGGTACGTCCATCTCCAGCAACGGCGACCAGGACCAGGCCGCGTTCCACCGCGAGTGGGACCCCCGCGTGCCCGACAACCCGCACTGGAAGCTCCTCGACGCCCACCGCGGCTACCACCTCTTCGACATCCGCCGCGACGGCATCGACGCACAGGTCAGGGTCGTGGACACGGTCCGCGCGCAGACGGCGACGCCGAGCACCCTGGCGCAGCTGCGGGTGGAGGCGGGCCGGCCCGGCGTCGAGGTCGTGTAA
- a CDS encoding bifunctional cytidylyltransferase/SDR family oxidoreductase, which yields MSQHIAKPRTTAVILAGGTGQRVGLSIPKQLLKIAGKAVIEHTLATFEKADSIDDIIVLMAPGYVPDIEKIVAKAGFTKVKKVIEGGSTRNETTERAIDALGEGLAEGEDLNVLFHDAVRPLLSQRVIDDCVVALERFQAVDVAIPSADTIIVTRTHGEDGEFITEIPDRSRLRRGQTPQAFKLSTIKRAYEVAAGDPNFQATDDCSVVLKYLPDVPIHVVAGDEYNMKVTQPVDVFIADKLFQLASTAAPEQVSEEAYRELLTGKTVVVFGGSYGIGKDIAELAESYGSKVYALGRSTTGTHVENPEEVDDALSKAYAETGRIDYVVNTAGVLRIGKLAETDNATIEEALKVNYLAPVQIARSSYKYLSETKGQLLLYTSSSYTRGRAEYSLYSSTKAAMVNLTQALSDEWAGDGIRVNCINPERTATPMRTKAFGQEPSGSLLSSEAVARTSLDVLLSELTGHVIDVRQQDPTAAAGQASGFEQALASVLDRQDGMA from the coding sequence GTGTCCCAGCACATAGCCAAGCCCCGTACCACCGCAGTGATCCTGGCCGGTGGCACCGGTCAGCGGGTGGGTCTGTCGATCCCCAAGCAGCTGCTGAAGATCGCCGGCAAGGCAGTCATCGAGCACACCCTGGCCACCTTCGAGAAGGCCGACTCGATCGACGACATCATCGTGCTGATGGCGCCCGGTTACGTGCCGGACATCGAGAAGATCGTCGCCAAGGCCGGGTTCACCAAGGTCAAGAAGGTCATCGAAGGCGGCTCGACGCGAAACGAGACCACCGAGCGCGCCATCGACGCCCTCGGTGAGGGCCTGGCCGAGGGCGAGGACCTCAACGTCCTGTTCCACGACGCCGTACGCCCGCTGCTGTCACAGCGTGTGATCGACGACTGTGTCGTGGCGCTGGAGCGCTTCCAGGCCGTCGACGTCGCCATCCCGTCCGCGGACACCATCATCGTCACGCGCACGCACGGCGAGGACGGCGAGTTCATCACCGAGATCCCGGACCGCTCCCGGCTGCGCCGCGGCCAGACGCCGCAGGCCTTCAAGCTGTCCACCATCAAGCGGGCCTACGAGGTCGCCGCCGGTGACCCCAACTTCCAGGCCACGGACGACTGCTCCGTCGTGCTCAAGTACCTGCCGGACGTGCCGATCCACGTCGTCGCGGGCGACGAGTACAACATGAAGGTCACTCAGCCGGTCGACGTCTTCATCGCCGACAAGCTCTTCCAGCTGGCCTCCACCGCCGCGCCCGAGCAGGTGAGCGAGGAGGCCTACCGCGAGCTGCTCACCGGCAAGACCGTCGTCGTCTTCGGCGGCAGCTACGGCATCGGCAAGGACATCGCCGAACTGGCCGAGTCCTACGGCTCGAAGGTGTACGCGCTGGGCCGCTCCACCACCGGCACGCACGTGGAGAACCCGGAGGAGGTCGACGACGCGCTGTCCAAGGCGTACGCGGAGACCGGCCGGATCGACTACGTCGTCAACACCGCCGGTGTGCTGCGCATCGGCAAGCTGGCCGAGACCGACAACGCCACCATCGAGGAGGCGCTGAAGGTCAACTACCTGGCCCCGGTGCAGATCGCGCGCTCCTCGTACAAGTACCTGTCCGAGACCAAGGGCCAGCTGCTGCTGTACACCTCCAGCAGCTACACCCGCGGTCGCGCCGAGTACAGCCTCTACTCCTCGACCAAGGCCGCCATGGTGAACCTCACCCAGGCCCTGTCCGACGAGTGGGCCGGTGACGGCATTCGGGTGAACTGCATCAACCCGGAGCGCACCGCCACGCCGATGCGCACCAAGGCCTTCGGCCAGGAGCCCTCGGGCAGCCTGCTCTCCTCCGAGGCGGTCGCCCGGACCTCCCTCGACGTGCTGCTCTCCGAGCTCACCGGCCATGTCATCGACGTCCGCCAGCAGGACCCGACGGCCGCCGCCGGCCAGGCCTCCGGCTTCGAGCAGGCGCTGGCGAGCGTCCTCGACCGGCAGGACGGCATGGCATAA
- a CDS encoding CDP-glycerol glycerophosphotransferase family protein — translation MISTAIRVARVGSAAELAAAALMVLGFPALMLAALVPSIPAFAAAAAVTYLADHYLHRKGSYLVNRLSKVRAGLSIRFLIRQLLLILLLARLGLADDLIYYGAIACFIAFYGLQAPHGALVTLIRNRRRMPVATRNIDLASRIRIPDAPPRVLLHRSAEKMLHLDLAAVAGILVSASLESAVAGFIGIGVTVGLGLLYVLGLVPYVRGAKIPPNAEKVLAAVDDWLAEYGPETVLYFSGSKDSVYQVNMWLETMEQLDSKPLIILRERAILNNLAPTTVPVICVPGGVHLMNLDLTNVRVALYAANVGKNIHLLRVPTMKHVFIGHGDSDKLASVNPYSKVYDEVWTAGRAGRDRYAIADVGVRDDDIVEVGRPQLAPIQGWSGVPEGRIPTVLYAPTWEGWDGNPGNTSIVLAGENIVERLVKADPPVRVLYKPHPFTGTVSKEAGAAHRRITALVEEAAAERATDGRFTADAAARAAAKAELARIETRLAELSGKSGGNGKGDEAEATRDGVVDPAVHEEVARLRGEWNTAYWRSFGSHEHRVITGAEPRLYDCFNVSDAMVSDISSVVSDFIASGKPYAVTDSAELGVEEFKRQNTAVRAAVILSNGATELGGLLDAVRDPAGDPLAEDRGDLKRYLLGPDEPTSIEQFNTAVADLALKADTRNAGQEVPATGADADPEPEPDPEPATVPAHGLTAAGDDLAG, via the coding sequence GTGATATCCACTGCTATTCGCGTCGCCCGGGTGGGCAGCGCGGCCGAGCTGGCCGCGGCGGCCCTCATGGTGCTGGGATTCCCGGCGCTCATGCTGGCCGCGCTCGTCCCGAGCATTCCCGCCTTCGCGGCGGCGGCCGCCGTGACGTACCTGGCGGACCACTATCTGCACCGCAAGGGCAGCTACCTGGTCAACCGCCTGAGCAAGGTCCGGGCCGGTCTGTCGATCCGCTTCCTGATCCGGCAGCTGCTGCTGATCCTGCTGCTGGCCCGGCTCGGCCTCGCGGACGACCTGATCTACTACGGCGCGATCGCCTGCTTCATCGCCTTCTACGGTCTCCAGGCCCCGCACGGCGCGCTGGTCACCCTGATCCGCAACCGCCGCCGGATGCCGGTCGCCACCCGCAACATCGACCTGGCCTCGCGCATCCGCATCCCGGACGCCCCGCCGCGCGTGCTGCTGCACCGCTCCGCCGAGAAGATGCTGCACCTCGACCTCGCGGCCGTCGCCGGCATCCTCGTCTCGGCGTCCCTGGAGTCCGCCGTCGCCGGTTTCATCGGCATCGGCGTCACCGTGGGCCTGGGCCTGCTGTACGTGCTGGGGCTCGTGCCGTACGTGCGCGGCGCGAAGATCCCGCCGAACGCCGAGAAGGTCCTGGCCGCCGTCGACGACTGGCTGGCCGAGTACGGGCCCGAGACGGTGCTGTACTTCTCCGGCTCCAAGGACTCCGTCTACCAGGTCAACATGTGGCTGGAGACCATGGAGCAGCTGGACTCCAAGCCGCTGATCATCCTGCGTGAGCGGGCCATCCTGAACAACCTGGCGCCCACCACGGTCCCCGTGATCTGCGTGCCCGGCGGCGTCCACCTGATGAACCTGGACCTGACGAACGTACGCGTCGCCCTGTACGCCGCGAACGTCGGCAAGAACATCCACCTGCTGCGCGTGCCCACCATGAAGCACGTCTTCATCGGCCACGGCGACAGCGACAAGCTGGCCAGCGTCAACCCGTACAGCAAGGTCTACGACGAGGTGTGGACCGCCGGCCGCGCGGGTCGGGACCGCTACGCCATAGCGGACGTCGGTGTCCGCGACGACGACATCGTCGAGGTCGGCCGCCCGCAGCTGGCGCCGATCCAGGGCTGGAGCGGGGTCCCCGAGGGCCGGATCCCGACCGTCCTGTACGCCCCGACCTGGGAGGGCTGGGACGGCAACCCGGGCAACACCTCGATCGTGCTGGCCGGCGAGAACATCGTCGAGCGGCTGGTGAAGGCCGACCCGCCGGTCCGCGTCCTGTACAAGCCGCACCCGTTCACGGGCACCGTCAGCAAGGAGGCCGGCGCCGCGCACCGCCGGATCACCGCCCTGGTCGAGGAGGCCGCCGCGGAGCGCGCCACCGACGGGCGCTTCACCGCCGACGCCGCCGCGCGCGCCGCCGCCAAGGCCGAGCTCGCCCGGATCGAGACCCGCCTCGCCGAGCTGTCCGGCAAGTCGGGCGGGAACGGCAAGGGCGACGAGGCCGAGGCCACCCGTGACGGCGTGGTCGACCCGGCCGTGCACGAGGAGGTCGCCCGGCTGCGCGGCGAATGGAACACCGCGTACTGGCGTTCCTTCGGCAGCCACGAGCACCGCGTCATCACGGGCGCCGAGCCGCGTCTGTACGACTGCTTCAACGTCTCCGACGCGATGGTCTCCGACATCTCCAGCGTGGTGTCCGACTTCATCGCCAGCGGCAAGCCGTACGCCGTCACCGACTCGGCCGAGCTGGGCGTGGAGGAGTTCAAGCGGCAGAACACGGCCGTGCGTGCCGCAGTGATCCTGTCCAACGGCGCCACCGAGCTGGGCGGCCTGCTGGACGCCGTACGCGACCCGGCGGGCGACCCGCTGGCCGAGGACCGCGGTGACCTCAAGCGGTACCTGCTGGGCCCGGACGAGCCGACGTCCATCGAGCAGTTCAACACCGCCGTGGCGGACCTCGCGCTCAAGGCCGACACCCGCAACGCCGGCCAGGAGGTGCCGGCGACCGGAGCCGACGCGGACCCCGAGCCCGAGCCCGACCCCGAGCCGGCGACCGTGCCGGCGCACGGGCTGACGGCGGCCGGGGACGACCTGGCCGGCTGA
- a CDS encoding glycosyltransferase family 2 protein, whose amino-acid sequence MTQPDVTVIIGAYEAMPYLVECLASVEAQTIDPGRIEVIAVDDGSTDGTGECLEEFAGRVPMQVTVIRQDNSGGPSGPRNVGLGKATGRYVFFLDADDRLGPEALERMVAMADRNATDVVIGRIEGVNRSAPKSMWGRTLDRTDVFSSNIRFTLSAQKLFRRDLLTRHNMRFDESLWTGEDALFTMEAYLRADGVSVVADYTCYYLVGRDDGKHVTKSGGYTLRFDSARALMNLIAEHIPAGDRRDLLMTRPLLITLLPQFGPKYAKDSEKVRRHKLELAKPLMDAFWTPGIARRMKVDERLRLHLVAEQRPELLLPVVEFVKAKKQPAALLEKKGRRVYLAYPHFRDAAAGIPDSVYLAEPRQARAYPGYREGGADSFVRRAVRKARRVLRSSGGATPGGRAAAA is encoded by the coding sequence GTGACGCAGCCTGATGTGACTGTGATCATCGGGGCGTACGAAGCGATGCCGTACCTCGTCGAGTGCCTGGCTTCGGTCGAGGCACAGACCATCGACCCGGGACGCATCGAGGTGATCGCCGTCGACGACGGTTCGACGGACGGCACGGGGGAGTGCCTGGAGGAGTTCGCGGGCCGGGTGCCCATGCAGGTGACCGTCATCCGGCAGGACAACTCCGGCGGGCCCAGCGGCCCGCGCAACGTCGGACTGGGCAAGGCGACCGGGCGGTACGTCTTCTTCCTGGACGCCGACGACCGGCTGGGCCCCGAGGCCCTGGAGCGCATGGTCGCGATGGCCGACCGGAACGCCACGGACGTGGTCATCGGCCGCATCGAGGGCGTCAACCGCAGCGCGCCCAAGTCGATGTGGGGCAGGACGCTCGACCGCACCGACGTCTTCTCCTCCAACATCAGGTTCACGCTGAGCGCGCAGAAGCTGTTCCGCCGGGACCTGCTGACCCGGCACAACATGCGCTTCGACGAGTCCCTGTGGACCGGCGAGGACGCGCTGTTCACGATGGAGGCGTACCTGCGGGCGGACGGCGTCTCCGTGGTCGCCGACTACACCTGCTACTACCTGGTGGGCCGCGACGACGGCAAGCACGTGACGAAGAGCGGCGGCTACACCCTGCGCTTCGACTCCGCGCGCGCCCTGATGAACCTGATAGCCGAGCACATACCCGCGGGTGACCGCCGCGACCTGCTCATGACGCGCCCGTTACTCATCACCCTGCTGCCGCAGTTCGGGCCCAAGTACGCCAAGGACAGCGAGAAGGTCCGCCGGCACAAGCTGGAACTCGCCAAGCCCCTCATGGACGCCTTCTGGACGCCCGGCATCGCCCGCCGCATGAAGGTCGACGAACGGCTGCGACTGCACCTGGTCGCCGAGCAGCGCCCCGAACTCCTGCTGCCCGTCGTGGAGTTCGTCAAGGCCAAGAAGCAGCCGGCGGCCCTCCTGGAGAAGAAGGGCCGCCGTGTCTATCTCGCCTACCCGCACTTCCGGGACGCGGCCGCGGGCATTCCCGACTCGGTGTACCTCGCCGAACCGCGCCAGGCCCGCGCCTACCCCGGCTACCGGGAGGGCGGCGCGGACTCCTTCGTGCGGCGGGCGGTGCGCAAGGCGCGCCGGGTGCTGAGGTCCTCCGGCGGGGCTACGCCGGGTGGGCGGGCTGCGGCGGCGTAG